The proteins below are encoded in one region of Legionella antarctica:
- a CDS encoding type III pantothenate kinase, translating into MILCIDVGNSHIYGGVFDKDDIKLRFRHTSKVSTSDELGIFLKSVLRENNCSPEEITKIGICSVVPQLDYSLRSACVKYFSSEPFLLQAGVKTGLNIKYRNPLEVGADRIANAIAATHSYPNRNIIVIDFGTATTFCVITAQKAYLGGAILPGVRLSVDALSKNTAKLPSVEIIKIENVVGRSTVESIQSGVYYGVLGACRELIQRINNESFPDSKPLVLATGGFASLFDKQEVYDYLVPDLVLQGIRLAALMNI; encoded by the coding sequence ATGATTCTTTGTATTGATGTTGGAAATTCTCATATATATGGTGGGGTGTTTGACAAGGATGATATAAAATTGCGTTTTCGCCATACTTCTAAAGTCAGTACTTCTGATGAGTTAGGTATTTTTTTAAAAAGTGTCTTAAGGGAAAATAATTGCTCCCCGGAAGAAATTACGAAAATTGGCATTTGTTCAGTAGTTCCTCAGTTAGATTATTCCTTGCGATCAGCTTGCGTTAAATATTTTTCTTCAGAGCCCTTTTTATTACAGGCAGGAGTTAAAACCGGATTAAACATTAAGTATCGTAATCCCCTGGAAGTTGGAGCCGATCGCATTGCCAATGCAATTGCCGCAACTCATAGTTATCCTAATCGAAATATTATTGTGATTGATTTCGGTACTGCAACCACTTTTTGCGTTATTACCGCACAAAAAGCATATTTAGGCGGGGCTATACTACCCGGGGTCAGATTATCTGTTGATGCCCTCTCAAAAAATACGGCTAAATTACCTTCTGTGGAAATTATAAAAATAGAAAATGTAGTTGGGAGATCTACCGTAGAGAGTATTCAATCGGGAGTTTATTATGGGGTTCTCGGTGCTTGCCGAGAGTTAATTCAAAGAATCAATAATGAATCTTTTCCCGACAGTAAGCCCTTGGTTTTAGCTACAGGTGGTTTTGCTTCTTTATTCGATAAGCAAGAGGTCTATGATTATCTCGTTCCTGATTTAGTTCTCCAGGGTATTCGTTTAGCTGCATTAATGAACATTTAG
- a CDS encoding L,D-transpeptidase, whose amino-acid sequence MKKQLLLVPVFALAASCSSMDRSTAVVDDAGYTHYTMSMASDRKGSNYFPAKKEPTGRKVFVFDPKATAWAAYDAQGNRLKTGSASGGKDFCEDSGRPCRTVTGNFRVYSKKGEDCKSSLYPLETNGGAKMPYCMHFSGAYSIHAAYEVPSYNASHGCIRVLPSAAKWLNESFMDIGTSVVVKPY is encoded by the coding sequence GTGAAAAAACAACTATTGTTAGTTCCCGTTTTTGCCTTGGCGGCTTCTTGTTCGTCCATGGATAGATCAACTGCTGTTGTCGATGATGCGGGGTATACCCATTACACTATGAGTATGGCATCAGACCGTAAAGGCTCAAATTACTTCCCTGCAAAAAAAGAACCCACAGGAAGAAAAGTATTCGTCTTTGACCCTAAAGCTACTGCTTGGGCAGCTTATGATGCTCAGGGTAACAGGCTCAAGACAGGTAGTGCTTCTGGTGGTAAGGATTTCTGTGAGGATTCAGGTAGGCCATGCCGTACTGTGACAGGTAACTTTAGAGTTTACTCTAAAAAAGGTGAGGATTGTAAGTCCAGCTTATATCCTCTTGAAACCAATGGTGGCGCGAAAATGCCTTATTGCATGCACTTCTCTGGCGCATATTCAATACATGCTGCCTATGAAGTACCAAGCTATAATGCAAGCCATGGCTGTATCCGGGTTCTACCCAGTGCAGCAAAATGGCTCAATGAAAGTTTTATGGACATAGGTACTTCTGTCGTAGTTAAACCCTACTGA
- a CDS encoding c-type cytochrome: MTDRFSIYKLILFMCVAPLYANSHHPQEFLKTIEGTRNEGEQIYSHFCSNCHAPKPLIPLGAPRIGYTGDWKLRVKQGIDILFRHTDEGLNAMPARGGCFECTDEQLIRAIVEIVPKEDKKDLLNELKDHKKYKQ, from the coding sequence ATGACCGATCGTTTTAGCATCTACAAACTGATTTTATTCATGTGTGTTGCACCATTATATGCAAATAGCCATCATCCTCAAGAGTTTCTAAAGACTATTGAAGGAACCAGAAATGAGGGAGAACAGATATACAGTCATTTTTGTTCTAATTGCCATGCCCCAAAGCCCCTGATCCCCTTAGGTGCTCCAAGAATTGGGTATACTGGTGATTGGAAATTAAGAGTGAAGCAAGGAATTGATATTCTTTTCAGGCATACCGACGAAGGGTTAAATGCTATGCCGGCCAGGGGAGGGTGTTTTGAATGTACTGATGAGCAGCTGATTCGAGCTATAGTTGAAATTGTACCAAAAGAAGACAAAAAAGACCTTTTAAATGAACTTAAAGACCACAAAAAATACAAACAGTAG
- the flgA gene encoding flagellar basal body P-ring formation chaperone FlgA, with translation MNKSILSVFLFFASICLHATQVQSLALLKDKIEQTILNELSNYTEGKIQVSANKIDSRLNLKACAEERLFVFNPYQTPVLSSSTMAVKCLEEDNHWILYVPFTITIFKTVLVSKNMLVKGTQVKENDIYQTEMDTQKLKSGYFTNKNELIGLVCKHDVAADSPFTPYNIELAKLIHKGEEVTIVANNENLTVSMPGIALNEGALGDTVKVKNRSSKRIIEAQVTGEKRVTVVL, from the coding sequence GTGAACAAGAGCATACTAAGTGTTTTCCTATTTTTTGCAAGTATCTGCTTACATGCGACCCAGGTTCAATCCCTCGCCCTCTTGAAAGATAAAATAGAACAAACCATTTTGAATGAGCTATCCAATTACACCGAAGGTAAAATCCAGGTGTCTGCCAATAAAATTGACTCTCGTTTGAATCTTAAAGCATGTGCAGAAGAACGGCTTTTTGTTTTTAACCCCTATCAAACTCCAGTTTTAAGCAGCAGTACTATGGCAGTAAAATGTCTTGAAGAGGATAATCATTGGATCTTATATGTACCGTTCACAATCACCATCTTTAAAACTGTTTTAGTCTCAAAAAACATGCTTGTTAAGGGGACTCAAGTAAAAGAAAATGATATTTATCAAACTGAAATGGATACTCAAAAGCTAAAGTCAGGATATTTTACCAACAAAAATGAATTAATAGGACTTGTCTGTAAGCATGATGTTGCTGCAGATAGTCCTTTTACCCCATACAATATTGAACTGGCTAAACTGATTCATAAAGGTGAAGAGGTTACTATAGTCGCTAACAATGAAAACTTAACGGTGAGCATGCCCGGAATTGCTCTAAATGAAGGAGCACTGGGTGATACAGTTAAAGTAAAAAATCGGTCTTCAAAACGTATCATAGAAGCACAAGTTACAGGAGAGAAAAGGGTAACGGTTGTTCTATAA
- the flgM gene encoding flagellar biosynthesis anti-sigma factor FlgM, producing MLNVIEDKSMVNQINDSANRKSIDSDARLKAQHQEVRGTVIENSPSSNKVSLSSTSQQLEALKASLQDIPEINEARVLYFKAEIQSGNYLIQSDKIARGMLNNLELA from the coding sequence ATGCTAAATGTGATTGAGGACAAATCGATGGTTAACCAAATTAATGATTCAGCTAATAGGAAATCTATTGATTCTGATGCTCGCCTCAAAGCCCAACATCAGGAGGTTAGAGGAACGGTTATTGAAAATAGTCCTTCATCCAATAAAGTATCCTTAAGTAGTACTTCGCAGCAACTAGAGGCACTTAAAGCCTCTCTGCAGGATATACCCGAGATTAATGAAGCACGTGTATTGTATTTTAAAGCAGAAATTCAATCAGGAAACTACCTGATTCAAAGCGACAAAATTGCCAGAGGTATGTTAAATAATTTAGAATTAGCTTAA
- a CDS encoding flagella synthesis protein FlgN, protein MNNNIKTLASHLEQEINWVENLNILLSEEKTILATRQFDSLEELANKKQLLSDKIEESAKQRVDLISNSNNDASLSLKEFLINCSSEEADRLTKLNHKLAELLTTCRELNNVNGQVIVTNIHTRQEIVNALSGNKVNGVSVYTATGNLKSSPDNNHHQEA, encoded by the coding sequence ATGAATAATAATATAAAAACGTTAGCAAGCCATTTGGAGCAGGAAATCAATTGGGTAGAAAACCTCAATATCTTATTATCCGAAGAGAAAACAATACTTGCAACTCGGCAATTCGATTCACTTGAAGAGTTAGCAAACAAAAAGCAACTCTTATCAGATAAGATCGAAGAAAGTGCAAAACAACGAGTAGATTTAATTAGCAATTCAAACAACGATGCCAGTCTTTCTTTGAAAGAATTCCTTATAAATTGCTCTTCCGAAGAAGCCGACCGACTCACCAAGCTCAATCATAAACTGGCAGAATTATTAACTACATGCCGTGAACTGAATAATGTTAACGGGCAAGTTATTGTCACTAATATTCATACTCGCCAAGAAATTGTCAATGCTTTATCAGGAAACAAAGTTAATGGGGTCAGTGTTTATACCGCAACTGGAAATTTGAAATCATCACCCGATAACAACCACCATCAAGAAGCTTAA
- a CDS encoding SDR family NAD(P)-dependent oxidoreductase: MNFDNQIALVTGGASGMGKACVEYLLQHGMKVVIWDKQEDSTSEADLFVTCDVTSEESVENAMKETIAQTGTPRVCINCAGIAPAKRIVGKEGAMPLSAFKQVIDVNLIGTFNVMRVAAHAMSVLEIESKSQERGVIINTASIAAFEGQIGQAAYSASKGGIVSMTLPAARELGRFAIRVNTIAPGLFATPLLLNMPQEVQDNLEATITFPQRFGKPDEFASLVGQIIENGMLNGAVIRLDGALRMQ, translated from the coding sequence ATGAATTTCGATAATCAAATTGCTTTAGTGACTGGCGGTGCCTCAGGTATGGGGAAGGCCTGTGTTGAATACTTGCTTCAACATGGTATGAAAGTAGTCATTTGGGATAAACAGGAAGACAGTACTAGTGAAGCTGATTTATTTGTTACTTGCGATGTAACCAGCGAAGAGTCGGTAGAAAATGCTATGAAAGAAACCATCGCACAAACTGGTACTCCCAGAGTATGTATTAATTGTGCTGGAATTGCTCCAGCCAAACGTATCGTTGGAAAAGAAGGCGCTATGCCCCTATCTGCATTTAAACAGGTAATAGATGTAAATCTTATTGGTACTTTCAATGTAATGCGTGTAGCAGCTCATGCCATGTCGGTTTTAGAGATCGAAAGTAAATCCCAAGAGCGTGGAGTTATAATTAATACAGCCTCCATTGCTGCATTTGAAGGCCAAATAGGTCAGGCGGCTTATAGTGCATCCAAAGGCGGAATAGTTTCTATGACCTTGCCCGCCGCTCGTGAGCTGGGACGATTTGCAATCAGGGTCAATACCATAGCTCCAGGATTATTTGCAACACCATTGTTATTAAATATGCCTCAAGAGGTTCAAGACAATCTGGAAGCCACCATTACGTTCCCTCAACGCTTTGGTAAGCCCGATGAGTTTGCATCGTTGGTTGGTCAAATTATTGAAAATGGTATGCTGAATGGGGCGGTTATCCGGCTCGATGGCGCTCTTCGCATGCAATGA
- a CDS encoding hydrolase translates to MLLNIEDSIVLLVDVQEKLTSAVLNCDAFLARCEWLLKLARTMRVPVLVSEQYPKGLGATVEQLSPYYDKKECIEKVHFSCMQQPEYTSCLSKFNKNQLIVIGIEAHVCVLQTAMEMKSAGYEVYIVVDAVSSRSEQDLKYALKRMKQVGIHLITAEMVFFEWLRHAGTPQFKALSKEFLQ, encoded by the coding sequence ATGTTGCTTAATATAGAAGATTCCATTGTGTTATTGGTTGACGTTCAAGAAAAACTGACATCAGCAGTTTTAAATTGTGATGCTTTTCTAGCTCGTTGTGAATGGTTATTAAAATTAGCACGTACCATGCGCGTGCCTGTTCTGGTTAGCGAACAGTACCCAAAAGGACTTGGAGCAACAGTAGAACAACTCAGTCCATATTATGATAAAAAAGAGTGTATCGAAAAAGTTCATTTTTCTTGCATGCAACAACCTGAGTACACATCCTGCTTGAGCAAATTCAATAAAAATCAATTAATAGTAATTGGAATTGAAGCACATGTTTGTGTGCTGCAGACCGCTATGGAAATGAAAAGTGCAGGTTATGAGGTATATATTGTTGTTGATGCGGTTAGCAGTAGAAGTGAGCAGGATTTAAAATATGCTTTAAAACGAATGAAACAAGTGGGTATTCACTTGATAACTGCTGAAATGGTATTTTTTGAATGGTTAAGGCACGCAGGAACACCTCAATTCAAAGCCCTGAGTAAAGAGTTTTTGCAATGA
- a CDS encoding S1C family serine protease, translated as MMKKCSLEFMSFILCFTLATPVFSLDLNTLLPDERNTVDVFQKSSPKVVYVHRLATVQNHSAIKKHVPAGAGSGIIWDEKGHVVTNYHVIKGADDLAVSLGNMTVPAKVIGAEPRKDIAVLEIKSPQALAYLKTYKPFEIVHLKDLIVGQKAIAIGNPFGLDHSLSKGVISALGRKVPGIGGVTIRNMIQTDTPINPGNSGGPLLNSAGQLIGLNTMIFSRSGSSAGIGFAVPADDIERVATQIIKHGRVVLSGIGIQRVEPHIAKKLGVREGILISEVLPNTPAAHLKLRGTYRDAWGRIVMGDIIVAVNAHPVANYDALYNLLTEIKVGDLVTLSIQRGNKQMDVKMKTIDIAAL; from the coding sequence ATGATGAAGAAATGTAGTTTAGAGTTTATGTCTTTTATTTTATGTTTTACTTTGGCAACCCCCGTATTTAGTCTCGATTTAAATACTCTCCTTCCGGACGAACGCAACACTGTAGATGTATTTCAAAAGTCTTCGCCCAAAGTGGTTTATGTTCATCGCCTGGCAACGGTTCAAAATCACTCGGCAATAAAAAAACATGTTCCAGCTGGGGCAGGATCCGGAATTATCTGGGATGAAAAAGGTCATGTTGTTACCAATTACCATGTGATTAAAGGGGCAGATGATTTGGCAGTAAGTCTTGGTAATATGACAGTACCAGCTAAAGTAATTGGTGCAGAACCTCGTAAAGACATCGCCGTACTGGAGATAAAATCGCCCCAGGCTTTAGCTTATTTAAAGACCTATAAACCCTTTGAGATCGTGCATCTTAAGGATTTAATAGTAGGTCAAAAAGCAATTGCGATTGGTAATCCTTTTGGTTTGGATCATAGTTTATCTAAAGGCGTGATTTCTGCACTAGGACGCAAAGTTCCTGGAATTGGTGGAGTGACTATTCGAAATATGATTCAAACGGATACTCCGATTAATCCAGGTAATTCAGGTGGACCTCTGTTAAACAGCGCAGGTCAATTAATCGGCTTGAATACCATGATTTTTTCCCGCTCCGGTTCTTCTGCTGGAATTGGTTTTGCTGTGCCTGCAGATGATATTGAGCGGGTTGCAACGCAAATAATTAAGCACGGTCGAGTTGTTTTATCGGGTATAGGTATTCAACGAGTTGAGCCTCATATTGCAAAAAAACTAGGGGTTAGAGAAGGAATTTTAATTTCTGAAGTGCTACCCAATACCCCTGCAGCTCACTTAAAATTACGCGGAACCTATAGAGATGCCTGGGGACGCATTGTTATGGGCGATATTATAGTTGCTGTAAATGCACATCCGGTTGCCAATTATGATGCTTTGTATAATCTGCTCACTGAAATTAAAGTGGGGGATCTGGTTACACTTTCAATACAAAGAGGTAATAAGCAGATGGATGTTAAAATGAAAACTATAGATATTGCTGCATTATAA
- a CDS encoding AsmA family protein yields the protein MKLLGKIALTLLSLLLVTSIILWVLAKNINPETIKKLVGSQITTLTHKQSHIDGTISWQLFPRPGLKFSKIIIGDTKLNEEYSLAIDTMLLNLKISPLLSGKFVFSQVNIDGLNARVNQNVTKPAKPTDQLENSHTSKSTYGEQFAIERLLVSHGQIIINNNGYFTVFKNLQIGVEHFNLQNIPFTVQVKTKLTEYNSNPLIKANINFKGRLNLAPSILNQLQNGIIQSAAEGQILLQNISLNQFVIKKISATLKTGKESIQLNPLTLSLYNGESIGNLDYGIAMKQFSLNQTATNLNGKQLMGILLGHEIIHGGLDYSI from the coding sequence ATGAAATTGTTAGGAAAAATTGCACTTACTTTGCTGTCCTTGTTACTGGTCACGTCGATCATTTTGTGGGTTTTAGCAAAGAATATTAATCCCGAAACAATAAAAAAACTCGTAGGGAGCCAAATTACTACCCTCACTCATAAGCAAAGTCACATCGATGGTACTATCTCCTGGCAATTATTCCCTCGCCCGGGGCTTAAATTTAGTAAAATTATAATTGGCGATACAAAATTAAATGAAGAATATTCACTAGCTATCGATACCATGCTTTTGAATTTAAAAATATCCCCCCTACTAAGCGGAAAATTCGTTTTTAGTCAAGTCAATATCGATGGGCTAAATGCCCGAGTTAACCAGAATGTTACCAAACCAGCCAAACCAACAGATCAATTAGAAAATAGTCATACCAGTAAAAGCACCTATGGGGAGCAATTTGCCATAGAACGATTATTAGTAAGTCATGGTCAAATCATCATCAACAACAATGGCTATTTTACTGTATTTAAAAACTTACAAATTGGGGTTGAACACTTTAATTTACAGAATATCCCATTTACTGTACAGGTTAAAACGAAACTAACTGAGTACAACTCTAATCCACTAATCAAAGCGAATATTAACTTCAAGGGAAGGTTGAATCTGGCGCCGTCAATATTGAATCAACTCCAGAATGGTATTATTCAGTCTGCGGCTGAAGGACAGATTCTTTTGCAGAATATTTCCTTGAATCAATTTGTTATCAAAAAAATAAGTGCCACTCTCAAAACAGGTAAAGAAAGCATCCAACTTAATCCACTTACCCTTTCTCTATACAATGGTGAGTCAATAGGCAATTTGGACTATGGGATTGCCATGAAACAATTCTCTCTCAATCAAACAGCAACAAATTTAAACGGTAAGCAATTAATGGGCATATTATTAGGACATGAAATAATCCATGGGGGATTGGATTACTCAATATAA
- a CDS encoding transposase — MSKKRAYYTAAKKAKITLAAIEGKLTQAQITSEYGVHATQVKTWKQSAIKAINDLFSGANEKEAKSQEQLVEALYQEIGRLQAQLSWLKKKHEL, encoded by the coding sequence ATGTCTAAAAAGCGAGCTTATTATACGGCGGCCAAGAAGGCAAAAATAACGCTAGCTGCGATTGAGGGGAAACTCACACAAGCGCAAATTACCAGTGAATACGGTGTTCACGCAACGCAGGTAAAAACTTGGAAGCAATCGGCCATCAAAGCCATTAACGATTTATTCTCTGGGGCTAATGAAAAAGAAGCCAAGTCCCAAGAGCAGCTTGTTGAGGCATTATATCAAGAAATTGGTCGACTTCAAGCGCAGCTATCTTGGCTAAAAAAAAAGCATGAACTTTAG
- a CDS encoding IS3 family transposase, whose protein sequence is MNFSLDEKRVMIDPLAELTIREQCLLLDLPVSSYYYSAKPISVEDEALMALLDEHYLQYPCEGKIKRARWLSKEVGYPVGKRRVKKLMEMMGLSTVYPKPNTSVPNKEHEVFPYLLKEVDITKPNQVWAADITYIRMKGKHVYLVAIMDWYSRYVIGWAISPTMEAEFCIEALRNALLHSRCEIFNTDQGSQFTSKDWINTLKSHHISISMDGRGRYLDNIFIERLWRSVKQEKIYRYDFDTIEEVELALTEYFEYYNNRRLHQSFNYLTPAEVYYGRKRP, encoded by the coding sequence ATGAACTTTAGTCTGGATGAAAAGCGCGTCATGATTGATCCTCTTGCCGAGCTCACCATTCGTGAACAATGCTTGCTATTAGACTTGCCTGTTTCAAGTTATTATTATAGTGCCAAGCCCATTTCTGTCGAAGATGAAGCGCTTATGGCGCTACTTGATGAGCACTATCTGCAGTATCCATGTGAAGGTAAAATTAAGCGGGCAAGATGGCTGTCAAAAGAAGTAGGCTATCCTGTTGGTAAACGTCGAGTAAAAAAGTTGATGGAAATGATGGGGTTATCGACTGTTTACCCAAAGCCAAATACAAGCGTTCCCAATAAGGAGCATGAGGTGTTCCCTTATTTATTAAAAGAGGTGGATATCACCAAACCAAATCAGGTTTGGGCCGCAGATATCACCTACATCCGCATGAAAGGAAAGCATGTGTATTTAGTAGCTATTATGGACTGGTATAGTCGTTATGTGATTGGATGGGCTATTTCACCTACTATGGAGGCTGAATTTTGTATTGAGGCGCTTAGAAACGCTTTGCTGCATTCGCGTTGTGAGATCTTTAACACGGATCAGGGTTCTCAATTTACCTCAAAAGATTGGATAAATACGCTAAAATCTCACCACATTTCTATCAGCATGGATGGGCGAGGACGTTATTTAGATAATATATTTATCGAGCGATTGTGGCGTAGTGTTAAGCAAGAAAAAATCTACCGGTATGATTTTGATACAATTGAAGAGGTTGAGCTGGCCTTAACGGAGTATTTTGAGTATTATAATAACCGAAGGCTTCACCAGTCCTTTAATTATTTAACGCCCGCAGAGGTGTATTATGGCCGGAAAAGACCATAA
- a CDS encoding AsmA-like C-terminal region-containing protein produces MNSSYFSLILFQTCGPISIHASIPLKNPGVETISGTGSISIRDGEIYNLNLEHMLNNLKDKLQPEIKNTLGQLTNWDSSSYNRGNTSFKLASMQFQFQNGMLTSESILLQTDKLQVKGHGALNLFNYELNSKLQASLNNNSADPAMLEIQERLRGYFPLIISGTLDQPKVLPDFRAMFPLLGQKLLNISIEKPINQIRNRLKI; encoded by the coding sequence ATGAATAGCTCTTATTTTTCCTTAATTTTGTTCCAGACATGCGGACCCATATCAATACATGCCTCTATCCCCCTGAAAAATCCAGGCGTTGAGACTATTAGCGGAACGGGGTCCATCTCGATTAGAGATGGTGAAATTTATAATTTAAACCTGGAACACATGCTAAATAATTTAAAAGATAAGCTTCAACCCGAGATCAAAAATACCCTTGGACAATTAACCAATTGGGATAGCAGCTCGTACAATCGGGGTAATACTTCGTTCAAACTAGCCAGTATGCAGTTCCAGTTTCAAAATGGAATGTTAACCAGTGAGTCTATTTTATTACAAACAGATAAATTACAAGTGAAGGGACATGGAGCTTTAAATCTATTCAATTACGAGTTGAACTCTAAACTTCAAGCTAGCTTAAATAACAACAGTGCAGACCCTGCCATGCTAGAAATTCAGGAAAGACTTAGAGGGTATTTTCCTTTAATAATCTCAGGAACCCTTGATCAACCCAAGGTTCTACCTGATTTTAGGGCAATGTTTCCTCTTCTTGGCCAAAAGCTATTGAATATCAGTATTGAAAAACCCATAAATCAAATCAGAAACCGACTAAAGATTTAA
- the mutY gene encoding A/G-specific adenine glycosylase — protein sequence MMNKTLQDQFSKPLLDWFDLYGRKDLPWQLPRTAYRVWVSEIMLQQTQVQTVIPYFNRFIQRFPAVDELAQASEDEVLSLWSGLGYYSRARNLHSTAKTIEEQYNGLFPEDLKLLMDLPGIGPSTAAAIMSQAFNKPAAILDGNVKRVLARFFLIKGWPEQAQVKRCMWSLADACMPRKRCADYTQAIMDMGALCCTTKNPDCFNCPLQNHCQAFKNNEQHLYPNKKLKKPVPIQSQQILVLYDDQGLIYLEKRPPTGVWGGLWCLPGLDQGKCPLGFIQLQYDLKGETPKQLTAFKHRFSHFHLEINALSIKTRALNNKVAATYGQWFSKKELSHLGLAKPTSLILSKLYESEEALQ from the coding sequence TTGATGAATAAAACATTGCAAGACCAGTTTAGTAAACCATTACTGGATTGGTTTGACTTATACGGGCGTAAAGATTTGCCTTGGCAATTACCTCGGACGGCTTATCGGGTATGGGTTTCTGAAATTATGTTACAACAAACCCAAGTACAAACTGTTATTCCCTATTTTAATCGCTTCATACAGCGATTTCCTGCTGTAGACGAATTAGCTCAAGCAAGTGAAGATGAGGTTCTTTCGCTTTGGTCGGGGCTAGGTTATTACAGTAGGGCGAGGAACCTTCACAGCACCGCTAAAACTATAGAAGAACAATATAATGGTTTATTTCCTGAAGATCTTAAATTACTCATGGATCTGCCTGGAATTGGTCCATCAACTGCTGCTGCTATTATGTCACAGGCATTCAATAAACCTGCAGCTATTTTAGATGGAAATGTGAAAAGAGTGCTGGCTCGTTTTTTTCTAATTAAGGGCTGGCCCGAACAAGCCCAAGTCAAGAGATGCATGTGGAGTCTCGCCGATGCCTGCATGCCCCGGAAACGTTGTGCTGACTATACCCAGGCCATTATGGATATGGGTGCTTTATGTTGTACGACTAAAAATCCTGATTGTTTTAATTGCCCTTTACAAAATCATTGCCAGGCTTTTAAAAATAATGAGCAGCACCTTTATCCTAATAAAAAACTAAAAAAACCAGTGCCCATCCAATCGCAACAAATACTGGTTTTATATGATGACCAGGGGCTAATCTATCTCGAAAAAAGACCTCCTACAGGGGTATGGGGTGGTTTGTGGTGTTTACCAGGTTTAGATCAAGGTAAATGCCCTCTCGGTTTCATACAACTTCAATACGACCTCAAGGGAGAAACACCCAAACAACTCACTGCCTTTAAGCACCGTTTCAGTCATTTTCATCTTGAAATCAATGCTCTAAGCATAAAAACCAGAGCTTTAAACAACAAAGTGGCTGCAACTTACGGACAATGGTTTTCAAAAAAGGAGTTATCTCATCTGGGACTTGCTAAACCTACAAGTTTAATCTTATCCAAGTTATATGAGAGTGAAGAAGCTCTTCAATAA
- a CDS encoding DUF6356 family protein gives MLKLFTAHPASVNQSYWAHLFFAISFGFIMIKGGCACLIHAIFPFLFQTTGSQTAFSAVEKYLQKCPYKNENDKKLIQCLQNRKGKDNP, from the coding sequence ATGTTAAAACTATTCACTGCACATCCTGCTTCTGTAAATCAAAGTTATTGGGCTCATTTATTTTTTGCCATTTCATTTGGATTTATTATGATTAAGGGAGGATGTGCCTGTCTAATTCATGCTATTTTTCCATTTTTGTTTCAAACGACAGGAAGTCAAACAGCATTTAGTGCTGTTGAAAAATACCTGCAAAAATGTCCTTACAAAAATGAGAATGATAAAAAACTAATACAATGTTTACAGAACCGAAAAGGAAAAGATAATCCGTAA